The following proteins come from a genomic window of Leishmania major strain Friedlin complete genome, chromosome 1:
- a CDS encoding putative tricarboxylate carrier (previous protein_id=AAC24664.1), whose amino-acid sequence MAAATFSMEGSKYEMSTFLGRARYWSEAINPMLLLENERTLQKHQMLLDRWKDGQAGNVPSADLWRARMAVESCIHPTTQEVIPPGFRMSMFLPMNYLVVPFMMLPSTLMSVGRTVAIQWFNQSYNSAVNYANRSSDKQPVSEILKAYTAAVVVACGGSLLATMWLKRIPTGTTTSTLIRATVPFLAVSCAATVNLASMRKNEWLSSGQGIRVVDDDGVTRGTSTAAGWDSLKKCSVARVLWNLPCMMLPTLSAMPLMRISPFARRHSALTECLLQLLGLTLGVPLALAAYDLHQTIPVSKLEPRFHNLKQRDGSPVQTLRYYKGL is encoded by the coding sequence atggcggccgccaccttctcGATGGAGGGGTCCAAGTACGAGATGAGCACCTTCTTGGGTCGTGCCCGGTACTGGAGCGAGGCGATCAACCCTATGCTGCTCCTCGAGAACGAGAGGACGCTTCAGAAGCACCAGATGCTGCTCGACCGGTGGAAGGATGGGCAAGCCGGCAACGTGCCAAGCGCCGACCtctggcgcgcgcgcatggcCGTTGAGAGCTGCATCCACCCAACCACGCAGGAGGTCATCCCCCCTGGCTTCCGCATGTCAATGTTCCTGCCCATGAACTACCTCGTTGTCCCATTCATGATGCTGCCGTCGACGCTCATGAGCGTGGGCCGCACGGTGGCGATCCAGTGGTTCAACCAGAGCTACAACAGTGCCGTCAACTACGCCAACCGCTCGTCCGACAAGCAGCCAGTATCGGAGATCCTGAAGGCGTACACGGCGGCGGTCGTCGTGGCGTGCGGTGGCAGCCTGCTGGCTACCATGTGGCTGAAGCGCATCCCGACCGGCACGACCACCTCGACACTGATCCGCGCGACGGTGCCTTTCCTCgccgtcagctgcgccgcgacagTGAACTTGGCGAGCATGCGCAAGAACGAGTGGCTCAGCAGCGGGCAGGGTATCCgcgtcgtcgacgacgatggcgtCACGCGCGGCACGAGCACCGCGGCCGGGTGGGACAGTCTGAAGAAGTGCAGCGTCGCGCGCGTCTTATGGAATCTGCCGTGCATGATGCTGCCGACGCTGAGCGCGATGCCGCTCATGCGCATCAGTCCCTTCGCCAGGCGCCACTCAGCGCTCACGGAGTGTCTGCTGCAGTTGCTCGGCCTCACGCTcggcgtgccgctggcgctggccgCGTATGACCTTCATCAGACCATCCCCGTCTCGAAGCTGGAGCCGCGGTTCCACAACCTCAAGCAACGCGACGGCTCACCTGTGCAGACGCTCAGGTACTACAAGGGTCTGTAG
- a CDS encoding conserved hypothetical protein (previous protein_id=AAC24665.1): MSSASKPRGAALSFSFSSPAPSAAPTAVAVPARTPAEPATAIAAADKDGAEAERRPRGWTPIEDGRFRIALTHPRASSDADTGAALSSFTNAAPEDLSGADAAAAAASSLCEKVCGTLSDNARCNECRPSEPHIEVRAEASLVNAINSAYTSTGYPFVVTAGSARGAVYGSFIDLSNPTLSSLELPPPQSIIVAPSYVGDADRLPAHGLTEMDTLLAIRWSRGDRIVKTAETAPTVAAAAQAKQTSPTTAAGAAGIPYTSAVTRTIAHHLSQFPEGIHAIHSSPALRQLLVEGTLPTTLASTPSAPVNAAAHAPASASGGVGSGSAAAAAPSTTTTTSTVPRLSDAEANVPPLPTPPQSNAPVQHTLVSASTFNHISVYFVAHQDGKLLYTAPIQSLSASIATRKVTAHQPILVGREEVDALVEDPFTPFPTMPPRRTRIAFAPIPVAGEEAAVFFASKTTSRFVGADARRKTVAAAPVRFSVEPHLLIGNQNGDIFLFSLLQERVVQHLNYHVGRPSASASLAGGSKGAGNKLVYSPVSCIAEVRNGVETTITRMIESAAMAKRNCRQSFDSDGIPTGFNAVAHAAAPSHYYYDVPPSLYAVGFDDGQMLIVGVTCEGGWMLRHLSNHHFGMRPIHSIAVRVPSFYTRLWTSYLPPITFADRGSKSAVAALPPITTLITAESALIVHEEEQLVAAISCNGGSIAVVRLPGMEIISSVAPTAYNAVGEILALQWAATSPRYLLTRDILVASGEDDTMTAFQLLTQLLVNTSDRNHHDGNGNVSHMSSTEYVPASARLRILEKTRFHRSWVSRLNLMPVVVPAATANAKAAGKSSSGGMPQYLGVCLVASSYDHRTSFWPYMFSGQQQGVGEAGGPGSANAAASAWSVSEGAGSMEHADSLMSGLTSNNIPLRTISVPDRYVLVDGPTTAYPLHPELVVDAAAAGAGTSFFLTTVCCRGKVKFWSVQVKV; the protein is encoded by the coding sequence ATGAGCAGTGCCTCGAAGCCGAGGGGAGCTGCTCTGTCCTTCTCGTTttcgtcgccggcgccgtctgcTGCTCCCACCGCAGTCGCAGTCCCAGCCAGGACGCCAGCAGAGCcggccaccgccatcgccgcggcggacaaagacggcgccgaggcggagcggcggccgcgtggcTGGACACCCATCGAAGATGGGCGCTTCCGCATCGCCCTCACCCATCCCCGAGCCAGCAGTGACGCTGACACCGGAGCGGCGCTATCGTCTTTCACCAACGCCGCGCCGGAGGAtctcagcggcgccgacgcggccgccgcggcggcgtcgtcgctctGCGAAAAGGTCTGCGGCACCCTCTCGGACAACGCACGGTGCAATGAATGCCGCCCCAGCGAGCCGCACATCGAGGTCCGTGCTGAGGCATCGCTGGTGAACGCGATCAACAGTGCGTACACCTCCACAGGTTATCCTttcgtcgtcaccgccggcagcgcacgcggcgccgtCTACGGCTCCTTCATCGACCTCAGCAACCCGACCCTCAGCTCCCtcgagctgccgccgccgcagtctATCATTGTCGCCCCGAGCTACGTTGGCGACGCTGATCGTCTGCCGGCGCACGGCCTGACGGAGATGGACACATTGCTGGCGATCCGCTGGAGCCGCGGCGATCGCATAGTGAAGACTGCCGAGACGGCCCccactgtcgccgccgccgcgcaggcgaAGCAGACCTCACCCACGACAGCTGCCGGAGCCGCCGGCATTCCGTACACGTCAGCCGTCACACGCACCATCGCGCACCACCTGTCTCAGTTTCCGGAGGGCATCCACGCCATCCACTCGTctccggcgctgcggcagctcctgGTAGAAGGCACGCTGCCGACAACGCTGGCAAGCACGCCTTCGGCGCCGGTGAACGcggccgcacacgcgccggcctcggcgagcggcggcgttggtagcggcagcgctgcggcagcagcgccatccaccaccaccaccacctccacggTACCGCGGCTGTCGGATGCAGAGGCGAatgtgccaccgctgccgacgccgccgcagagcaACGCCCCTGTCCAGCACACGCTCGTCAGCGCGAGCACTTTCAACCACATCTCCGTCTACTTCGTCGCCCACCAGGACGGGAAGCTGCTCTACACGGCGCCGATACAGAGCCTCTCCGCCAGTATTGCGACGCGCAAGGTGACGGCACACCAGCCCATTCTGGTAGGGCGGGAGGAAGTGGATGCGCTCGTGGAGGACCCCTTCACACCGTTCCCGACGATGCCTCCGCGGCGTACCCGCATCGCCTTCGCACCTATTCCGGTTGCCGGCGAAGAGGCCGccgtcttcttcgcctcgAAGACGACGTCGCGCTTCGTCGGCGCGGATGCCCGCCGGAAgaccgttgctgccgcccccgTCCGCTTCAGCGTCGAGCCTCACCTTCTCATCGGCAACCAGAACGGAGACATCTTCCTCTTCAGCCTCCTGCAAGAGCGGGTTGTGCAGCACCTGAACTACCACGTTGGCCGCCcgagcgcgagcgcctccctcgccggcggcagcaaggGAGCGGGCAACAAGCTGGTCTACTCCCCCGTCTCGTGCATCGCAGAGGTGCGGAACGGTGTCGAGACGACGATCACGCGCATGATCGAGTCCGCCGCCATGGCAAAGCGCAACTGCCGACAGTCCttcgacagcgacggcatcCCGACCGGCTTCAACGCCGTCGCCcatgccgcggcgccgtcgcactACTACTACGACGTTCCCCCGTCCCTCTACGCGGTCGGCTTCGACGATGGCCAGATGCTGATCGTGGGCGTCACGTGCGAGGGTGGATGGATGCTGCGGCACCTCAGCAACCACCACTTCGGAATGCGGCCGATCCACTCCATCGCAGTGCGGGTGCCGTCCTTCTACACACGGCTGTGGACCAGCTACCTGCCCCCCATCACCTTCGCGGACCGCGGCAGCAAGTCCGCGGTagcagcactgccgcccaTCACGACCCTCATCACGGCCGAGTCGGCCCTCATtgtgcacgaggaggagcagctcgtGGCCGCCATATCATGTAATGGCGGTTCCAttgcggtggtgcggctgcccgGGATGGAGATCATCTCCTCCGTTGCCCCGACCGCCTacaacgccgtcggcgagatcctggcgctgcagtgggccgccacgtcgccgcgctACCTGCTGACGCGGGACATCCTCGTCGCCTCCGGCGAGGACGACACGATGACGGCCTTTCAGCTGCTCACGCAGCTCCTCGTGAACACCAGCGATCGGAACCACCACGATGGCAACGGCAACGTGTCGCACATGTCGTCCACCGAGTATGTGCCGGCAAGCGCCCGGCTGCGCATCCTCGAGAAGACGCGGTTCCACCGCAGCTGGGTCAGCCGGTTAAATTTGATGCCGGTGGTCGTGCCCGCCGCGACGGCCAACGCAAAGGCCGCTGGCAagtcgagcagcggcggcatgcCGCAGTACCTCGGCGTGTGCCTCGTTGCCTCCTCCTATGACCACCGCACCTCTTTCTGGCCGTACATGTTCagtgggcagcagcagggggtCGGTGAGGCGGGAGGCCCGGGCAGCGCCAACGCTGCGGCATCAGCGTGGAGCGTTAGTGAGGGTGCCGGCAGTATGGAGCATGCGGACTCGCTGATGTCGGGCCTCACCAGCAACAACATCCCCCTCCGCACGATTTCAGTGCCGGATCGGTATGTGCTCGTCGACGGCCCAACGACAGCGTACCCGCTGCACCCGGAGCtcgtcgtcgacgctgcggccgctggcgccggcaCAAGCTTCTTCCTGACGACAGTATGCTGCCGTGGCAAGGTCAAGTTCTGGTCCGTGCAGGTGAAGGTCTAG
- a CDS encoding mitochondrial RNA editing ligase 1 (previous protein_id=AAC24666.2) translates to MPLPRNQEDFSAYTEIDLPTETRIDAIRRTGIASQEWVACEKVHGTNFSIYLINESEVRFAKRSGIMDPSENFFGYHLLIDDFTAQVRALCALLKRKYGVTGRMGRVVLHGELFGAKYKHPLVPKSTKWCTLPNKKRIPISGVEIQSEPFPQYSPELHYFAFDVKYSVSGAEEDVVLLPFDDFTEVCSQVPNLLYAKPLVRGTLDECLAFDVENFITPLPALLGLGNYPLEGNLAEGVVIRHVRRGDPAVESSGVSTIIKLRCSSFMELKHPGKQQELKATFLDTVRAGALQRVRRGKKVTVLADSMLPKLEAAANALLLNNVSEGRLSNVLSKIGREPLLTGDVKQEDVVLMLAQDALKDFLKETDPVVLNTSLSFRKTLIRSVYFAAEELLQGEWKRVMDRLKASQAEIDAAAAAQEKAEAQ, encoded by the coding sequence ATGCCACTTCCCCGAAACCAAGAGGACTTCTCGGCCTACACGGAGATCGATCTGCCGACGGAGACGCGCATCGACGCGATCCGGCGCACGGGCATTGCGAGCCAGGAGTGGGTGGCGTGCGAGAAGGTGCACGGCACAAACTTTTCCATCTACCTCATCAACGAAAGCGAGGTGCGGTTcgcgaagcgcagcggcatcatGGACCCGAGCGAGAACTTCTTCGGCTACCACCTCCTCATCGACGACTTCACGGCGCAGGTCCGCGCgctgtgtgcgctgctgaagcgcaaGTACGGCGTGACGGGCCGCATGGGCCGCGTCGTGCTGCACGGGGAGCTGTTCGGTGCCAAGTACAAGCATCCGCTGGTGCCCAAGAGTACCAAGTGGTGCACGCTGCCGAATAAGAAGCGGATTCCGATCTCGGGGGTGGAGATACAGAGCGAGCCGTTCCCGCAGTACAGCCCGGAGCTGCACTACTTCGCATTCGACGTCAAGTACTCCGTCTCGGGTGCCGAGGAAgatgtggtgctgctgcccttcgACGACTTCACGGAGGTGTGCTCGCAGGTGCCGAATCTCCTGTACGCGAAGCCGCTGGTGCGCGGCACGCTGGACGAGTGCCTCGCCTTCGACGTGGAGAACTTCATCACACCGCTGCCCGCGCTGCTCGGGCTGGGCAACTACCCGCTCGAAGGCAACCTCGCCGAGGGTGTCGTCATCCGtcacgtgcgccgcggcgacccGGCGGTGGAGAGCAGCGGGGTCTCGACAATCATCAAGCTGCGCTGCTCTTCCTTCATGGAGCTCAAGCACCCCGGcaagcagcaggagctgaAGGCGACGTTCCTCGACAccgtgcgtgccggcgcgctgcagcgcgtgcgcagaggCAAGAAGGTGACGGTGCTGGCGGACTCGATGCTGCCGaagctggaggcggccgcgaacgcgctgctgctgaacaaCGTCAGCGAGGGTCGTCTGAGCAACGTGCTGTCGAAGATCGGCcgcgagccgctgctgacCGGCGACGTGAAGCAGGAAGATGTCGTGCTGATGCTCGCGCAGGACGCCCTGAAGGACTTCCTGAAGGAGACGGACCCAGTGGTGCTGAACACGTCGCTGTCGTTTCGCAAGACGCTGATCCGCAGCGTGTACTTCGCGGCggaagagctgctgcagggcgAATGGAAGCGCGTCATGGACCGGTTGAAGGCGTCGCAGGCGGAGAtcgacgccgcagctgccgcgcaggagaaggcagaggcgcagtga
- a CDS encoding conserved hypothetical protein (previous protein_id=AAC24667.1) translates to MGMDVALPAGPAGARGAGRVLAARRSLADAAPPSSHRVLVDVDGLRCEVRSMRSVPHALYSTPSVSHVLATYVQQLIDDFTHSLLLCRPAQRSSSSISSRVIQAESGDPQRQQQLQSSTTTTLCAADLTVDGALSSDDEEAYLLLRLCHPHKAEQQQQQPSESSGGDASAMPGGRRMAGANTGSVAEQLIALFAAADRACCRHGPSGGAREEDSEQHDAAVLMPPLLSSLLRFKPMLHDMRYLAQHLLLPRHAWQQHQREWVIVYEDVAVTLRDRLSRYRRAAIRSRGRDGEAATNDEDSAENWDAASILTDRQRLFPVSELQHLWHTLWELLGAAWRQRDRLWGAYRYLHGPRRLPPLCLSGQAPCAVPPGVHACPITREHYEAYIARVHASAASPSHAVPDVPAAPHAEDTCAFGPFTSAEIGISARRLYVLRQPLAAVLRTLRVSAPPAGRDPLVTSVTALAGFQNVDDPGPSGQANTPAPTTDVATPLIVPLFDTTDQDALLAAGAVPYVSPEVYVSLQQEQQRQRRRGASCSAPSMVSWPPVHSFSDDVWNAAVIVLEAALSGFCATDASMCHLALPSVHGSGADLSDQRTEISRPSSSSSVYSGVLLLLTERHVLPRAAAHNFLYAALYHLQAALSKGGCEDADDHGDVDGAKARRQGSGSGDSSTAAAVPSPTRLAREWVRYLCSAYGPACLKDGGILAEVASKGLRWRRSERWNAFGMAHVTATTASTTAACADGWPSASPFTPLETVDGAGGNSRAPAGAAEQRRSTHAGGGPSSPTYLSTPAPPLAERLSGRHHSPAAFAVSALADTSVGVDAPGDADGGRDAAALSRLSQRLDRTFNALETPLLRLLNLGHCRAAPEEKAGSAGVSPAGPKLSRAAAATVDRPTCGAADDAGDLWAVLSRYLRRCTMTAAATGASATSAGKANGAVAEAADADCVDELLRLLFCCLVRTTRSYRVHDGARTAFADDAAGKGDAPADVEWCQYAAMNHPFFRGVAERGLLTTCMTAACRNGSGGGGEFSDFAFATATLPALNLYVPAAVLLATVREMEATQKVSGVDVCPERVVKQATSLRALIGDDMRTWEASAAARGGVSGGRMHQQPQQHLLLANPFMDMAAASLLPPPVYRARRALDGVLSPIDFDLAAQLDHTQHLRRLLHSGSDDAAGDNRGRGGEGVAAARIRAYLKSSLMPNTERGTDSVDAHVVYSPFYPLPPTLRGEVWGCLLRVPPSARTREALLAHAVHHTAAKPTPHDRQLSVDIPRCHAYHPLLNSSSGSAQLKRILRAWLYLRPEHAYWQGLDSVCAVLLTVSNRDEALVLAQLNALVNRFIAHDEDRSTVPSGGSSLGLPRAGAVTLPLPPARKPTMAEQLRCLVVMLRYCDPLLAQHLFDVLGCTPELYAISWLLTLFSHSLPARKVYLLWDLLFVEDDVACLVVLCAVVIIYRRELLLSTDFSGCLASFSSGASAINVAAAVGDARWLMRAVPPSVLAPPPVSSVDGKDAQESLYGRGHDGAGAAIDRPLDSSGDDGNGVAAVALLAVEDVAAALAASATATSDGGDCCREEGRSGPHWFDSGVYLVDVREQPTENALRDSVLGAISVPLYTAALQPREGSDMRPSAVTDEVGDVDSDAAGAGWGIVEQQERMQEQQRAEQDAAARQVEDAAAAIVRHVGNPAMAAITPRVWRAAKNHAAPPLPPPQPSLISCPWPVHPIVLKASRAPHVVLLTSGVVDAHELPLAHQLGVKLNACGVHNVSILRGGVASVRRALPELVVRRAPST, encoded by the coding sequence ATGGGGATGGatgtggcgctgccggccgGCCCCGCCGGTGCGCGAGGCGCAGGACGCGTCTTGGCGGCTCGGCGGTCGTTGGctgacgcagcgccgccgtcgtctcaCCGCGTACTTGTCGACGTGGACGGCCTGCGGTGCGAGGTGCGCTCCATGCGCAGCGTGCCGCATGCGCTGTACAGCACCCCATCCGTCTCCCACGTCCTTGCCACGTACGTTCAGCAGCTCATCGACGACTTCACCCACTccctgctgctctgccgGCCCGCCCAGCGGAGCtccagcagcatcagcagccgcGTCATCCAGGCGGAAAGTGGCGatccgcagcgacagcaacaGCTGCAGTCCTCCACGACCACCACACTCTGCGCTGCAGACCTCACGGTGGACGGTGCTCTATCTTcagacgacgaggaagcGTACCTGCTGTTGCGCCTGTGTCACCCCCACaaggcagagcagcagcagcagcagccgtcggaGTCCAGCGGTGGTGACGCCTCCGCGATGCCGGGGGGGCGGCGGATGGCTGGTGCGAACACAGGGTCTGTCGCAGAGCAGCTGATTGCActcttcgctgctgcagatcGGGCGTGTTGTCGACATGGGcccagcggcggtgccaggGAGGAGGACAGTGAGCagcacgacgctgccgtgctgatgccaccgctgctgtcctCCCTCTTGCGGTTTAAGCCGATGCTGCACGACATGCGGTACCTGGCGCAGCATCTTCTTCTGCCGCGGCACGCCTGGCAACAACACCAGCGGGAGTGGGTCATCGTGTATGAGGATGTCGCCGTGACGCTGCGCGACCGCCTCTCTCGCTACCGCCGTGCCGCAATACGTAGCAGAGGTCGAGATGGTGAGGCAGCGACCAACGACGAGGATAGCGCGGAGAACTGGGACGCCGCCAGCATCCTCACAGACAGGCAGCGACTGTTTCCGGTGTctgagctgcagcacctctggCACACCCTATGGGAGCTGCTTGGCGCCGCGTGGCGCCAGCGCGACCGCCTCTGGGGTGCCTACCGCTACCTGCACGGCCCACGCCGTCTACCCCCGCTGTGCCTCAGTGGCCAAGCGccgtgcgcggtgccgcctgGCGTCCACGCATGCCCAATCACGCGCGAGCATTACGAGGCGTATATTGCCCGCGTGCATGCCTCGGcagcctccccctcccacgcTGTGCCCGATGTGCCCGCGGCACCGCACGCGGAGGACACCTGCGCCTTCGGCCCCTTCACGAGCGCCGAGATCGGCATCTCGGCACGGCGGCTGTacgtgctgcggcagccgctagcagcggtgctgcggacgctgcgggtgtcagctcctccagccgGTCGTGACCCTCTCGTCACCTCCGTCACCGCCCTTGCTGGCTTCCAGAACGTCGACGACCCCGGGCCCAGCGGTCAGGCAaacacgccggcgccgacgacaGACGTGGCAACGCCTCTCATCGTCCCGCTCTTCGACACCACCGACCAGgacgcgctgctggctgcgGGAGCGGTACCGTACGTGTCCCCGGAGGTGTacgtgtcgctgcagcaagagcagcagcgacagcgacggcgaggtgCCTCGTGTAGTGCACCGTCGATGGTCTCGTGGCCGCCCGTGCACTCCTTCTCTGACGACGTGTGGAACGCGGCGGTTAtcgtgctggaggcggcgctcaGCGGCTTCTGTGCGACGGATGCATCCATGTGCCACCTCGCTCTGCCATCCGttcacggcagcggcgccgatcTGTCCGATCAGCGAACGGAAATCTCGCGCCCCTCGTCATCGTCTTCGGTATACTCGGgggtgctgttgctgctgacggAGCGCCATGTGCtgccgagggcggcggcgcacaacTTTCTATATGCAGCGCTGTACCacctgcaggcggcgctgagcAAGGGCGGTTGCGAGGATGCCGACGATCATGGCGACGTCGATGGCGCCAAGGCGCGCCGGCAAGggagtggcagcggcgacagtagcaccgctgccgccgtacCGTCGCCAACGCGCCTTGCTCGCGAATGGGTGCGCTACCTCTGCAGCGCCTACGGGCCGGCATGTCTGAAGGACGGCGGGATCTTGGCAGAGGTGGCAAGTAAGGGGCTCCGCTGGCGCCGGTCGGAGCGGTGGAACGCGTTCGGGATGGCCCACGTCACAGCCACCACGGCGAGTACAACGGCCGCCTGTGCGGATGGCTGGCCATCCGCCTCGCCGTTCACGCCACTGGAGACGGTTGACGGCGCGGGCGGCAACAGCCGTGCGCCGGCGGgtgcggcggagcagcgccgctcgactcacgccggtggcggcccGTCGTCCCCCACTTACCTGTCGAcccccgcgccgccgcttgcAGAGCGCCTGAGCGGCAGACATCACAGCCCTGCGGCGTTCGCCGTGTCCGCCCTTGCGGACACCTCCGTTGGTGTGGACGCACCTGGGGATGCCGATGGCGGcagagacgcagcggcgctgtcgcggctGTCCCAGCGGCTGGATCGCACCTTCAACGCCCTCGAAACCCCACTCCTGCGCCTGCTGAATCTCGGGCAttgccgcgcagcgcctgaaGAAAAAGCAGGCAGCGCTGGTGTATCGCCCGCGGGACCGAAGCtgagcagagcagcagcggcgacggtggaCCGCCCCACatgcggcgccgcagacgacgccggcgactTGTGGGCGGTCCTTTCCCGCTAccttcgccgctgcacgatgacagcagcagcgacgggcGCCTCAGCCACATCTGCAGGGAAGGCAAACGGCGCTGTGGCGGAAGCAGCTGACGCGGACTGCGTtgatgagctgctgcgactgcttTTCTGTTGCCTTGTCCGCACAACGCGGTCCTACCGCGTCCACGAtggcgcgcgcaccgccttcgCTGACGATGCTGCCGGCAAAGGCGATGCGCCGGCGGATGTGGAGTGGTGCCAGTACGCCGCCATGAATCACCCATTCTttcgcggcgtcgccgagcGCGGCCTGCTGACAACGTGCATGACGGCTGCCtgccgcaacggcagcggtggtggcggggagTTCAGCGATTTCGCCTTCGCGACAGCGACTCTACCGGCGCTCAATCTCTATGTCcccgctgcggtgctgctggccacCGTGCGCGAGATGGAGGCTACGCAGAAGGTgagcggcgtcgacgtcTGCCCCGAGCGTGTGGTGAAGCAGGCGACTTCTTTGCGTGCGCTGATCGGGGACGACATGCGGACCTGGGAGGcaagcgctgccgcccgcggCGGTGTAAGCGGGGGTCGCATGCatcagcagccacagcagcacctcctgctCGCGAACCCGTTCATGGAcatggcagcagcgtcgctgctgccaccgccggtgtaccgcgcgcggcgtgccCTGGATGGTGTCCTCTCCCCGATAGACTTCGACCTTGCAGCGCAGCTCGACCAcacgcagcacctgcgccgcctgttgcacagcggcagcgatgacgccgccggcgataATCGAGGGCGCGGCGGGGAAGGCGTAGCTGCTGCGCGGATTCGAGCCTACCTGAAGTCCTCGCTGATGCCGAACACTGAGCGCGGCACGGACAGCGTCGACGCTCACGTCGTCTACTCGCCCTTCTATCCGCTTCCTCCGACCCTCCGCGGAGAGGTGTGGGGGTGCCTCCTGCGCGTGCCGCCATCCGCGCGCACCCGGGAggccctcctcgcccacGCGGTCCACCACACCGCCGCCAAGCCGACGCCGCACGACCGGCAGCTCTCGGTCGACATTCCACGCTGCCACGCGTACCACCCGCTGCTCAACTCCTCGTCTGGATCTGCGCAGCTCAAGCGCATCTTGCGGGCGTGGTTGTACCTCCGCCCCGAGCACGCCTACTGGCAAGGGCTCGACAGCGTCTGTGCTGTCCTGCTGACCGTCAGCAACAGGGATGAGGCGCtcgtgctggcgcagctcaaCGCCCTCGTCAATCGCTTCATCGCTCACGACGAGGACCGTAGCACGGTTCctagcggtggcagcagtcTTGGCCTGCCCCGCGCCGGTGCCGTgacgttgccgctgccgccggccaGGAAGCCGACCATGGCggagcagctccgctgcCTCGTGGTCATGCTACGCTACTGCGACCCGCTTCTGGCCCAACACCTCTTCGACGTCCTCGGTTGCACACCGGAGCTGTACGCCATCAGCTGGCTGCTGACGCTCTTCTCGCACAGCCTGCCGGCACGCAAGGTTTATCTCCTGTGGGACCTCCTGTTCGTAGAGGACGACGTTGCCTGCCTCGTAgtgctctgcgccgtcgtcatTATTTACAGGCGCGAGCTCCTGTTGAGCACGGACTTCTCCGGCTGCCTTGCGTCCTTCAGCAGTGGCGCATCCGCCATCAacgtcgcggctgccgtcggcgacgcgcggTGGCTGATGAGGgctgtgccgccgtcggtgctagcgccgccgccggtgtcgTCGGTCGACGGCAAGGACGCGCAAGAGTCGCTCTATGGCCGTGGACatgacggtgccggcgcagccATCGACCGCCCcctcgacagcagcggcgacgacggcaacggtgtcgccgcggtggcgctcctcgccgtcgaggacgtggccgccgcgctcgcagcGTCCGCAACAGCGACCAGTGACGGCGGTGACTGCtgcagggaggagggaaggagcgGGCCGCACTGGTTCGACAGCGGCGTCTACCTTGTGGATgtgcgcgagcagccgacggagAACGCCCTGCGGGATTCGGTCCTCGGCGCCATCAGCGTGCCGCTGTACACAGCGGCGCTTCAGCCTCGCGAGGGATCTGATATGCGCCCCAGTGCCGTCACCGACGAGGTGGGCGACGTTGacagcgacgctgccggtgctggaTGGGGTATtgtggagcagcaggagcggatgcaggagcagcaacgGGCGGAGCaggacgctgcggcgcggcaggtCGAAgatgccgcagcagccattGTCCGCCACGTCGGAAACCCGGCCATGGCTGCCATCACACCACGAGTGTGGAGAGCCGCCAAGAATcatgctgcaccgccgctgccgccgccacaacCGTCGTTGATATCGTGTCCGTGGCCTGTGCACCCGATCGTGCTGAAGGCGTCGCGTGCCCCGCATGTAGTGCTGCTGACATCCGGCGTTGTGGATGCGCACGAGCTGCCGCTCGCCCACCAGCTCGGCGTCAAGCTCAACGCGTGTGGGGTGCACAATGTCAGCATactgcgtggcggtgtcgccagcgtgcggcgtgcgctACCGGAGCTGGTAGTGCGTCGTGCGCCATCCACGTAG